From the Lampris incognitus isolate fLamInc1 chromosome 10, fLamInc1.hap2, whole genome shotgun sequence genome, one window contains:
- the LOC130119471 gene encoding phosphoinositide 3-kinase regulatory subunit 5-like — MEQSSSCTEDRIHHALERCLCGLGLDYPDKEVWTAGLCINRWCLEELVKRDVPNFLFLLQQILRKTKEVLERSRYELVVPLCLLFSSTLLKAPYMAPHRGLLQEAYLLFCSFLSWPEPCCSASKRLLRVINQELRAPGISFQRLVREEQGLTTDNNNSKIITVFLVNQKEDVPPEVQSVSEQLSSARHSRKDITVGLIAHAFQAALGTTYPLHTLQAALQSKPPDELEQLLAAIADTMETAAFTEDPDAAREGLQYDMEKLRETLSIPSTADGDANLGAVKIFELPFAKCQICSWEKDNFDNLSDILANELNQDPKIDGEKCNEENGSEEGGSEEKKEDHKFQDHRISTTSTSSRDSMFSSYSLSSSWSVPSTLSESSGVESDFSEDVEEADDHQLRPRKKPKKKSSSLLSVERFSLLFKPNGSPSLCRRVQSMGYSGDVNRDSPPTRAQFKRSKSLPRQVHLSLGPALSSIDAVQDPSSPQKHMCIRKRPILSCDEGVETEASTLVRVVVFGGDREAGRLARAYSDLQQKESRCPGLTRMCKLQFYFIPAKRQSLGSPAGGPAPSEGQTRCPTKVIPSVQEQGRVVFEDRTTDVAQLLGMIDPWYERSVLSLLSLSSDILCQTTCKEGSDSGDGVESLPLLADLVLYYCRNASQPALVQLYQAQLTLAGGERRREVFIYSLELGHTAGTRAVKAMGVASKRFGIDGEREAVPLTLGVAYSKVSVSRRRQWKQTEMVCTSINLYKACRKPEEIDSRTESLQLTMTEVLRRQCSKSKMGYNQHISVSEVKVDEVQVSSVDNMTTFAVCLDQDEKKIIQSVTRCEVSLCCKPGSVSDWSSYKPLPGQVQPLHPSYCSLLCLPITSFSVSNP; from the exons ATGGAGCAGAGCTCGTCGTGCACGGAGGACCGAATCCATCATGCCCTCGAGCGTTGCCTCTGCGGCTTGGGTTTAGACTATCCGGACAAAGAAGTCTGGACTG CTGGGCTGTGCATAAACCGCTGGTGTTTGGAGGAACTGGTGAAAAGAGATGTCCCCAACTTCCTGTTTCTGCTGCAGCAGATCCTGAGGAAAACAAAGGAG GTCCTGGAGAGGAGTCGGTATGAGCTGGTGGTCCCCCTGTGCCTCCTCTTCTCTTCAACTCTCCTGAAA GCTCCTTACATGGCTCCACATCGCGGGCTGCTGCAGGAGGCCTACCTGTTGTTCTGCAGTTTTCTGTCCTGGCCGGAGCCCTGTTGTTCAGCCAGTAAACGCCTGCTCCGTGTCATCAACCAGGAGCTCCGGGCACCAG GTATTTCTTTTCAGAGACTGGTGAGGGAGGAGCAGGGTCTTACCACTGACAATAACAACTCCAAAATCAT CACTGTGTTTTTAGTGAACCAAAAAGAGGACGTCCCCCCGGAGGTACAGTCCGTGTCCGAACAGCTGAGTAGCGCCCGTCACTCCCGGAAAGACATCACCGTTGGTCTGATCGCTCATGCCTTCCAAGCAGCTCTGGGTACCACGTATCCCCTGCACACGCTCCAGGCTGCTCTACAG TCAAAACCACCAGATGAGCTGGAGCAGCTCCTGGCGGCGATAGCAGACACTATGGAGACAGCGGCCTTCACGGAGGACCCTGACGCGGCCAGAGAGGGTCTACAATATGACATGGAGAAGCTGAGGGAGACCCTTTCAATTCCCTCCACGGCTGACGGTGACGCAAACCTCG GAGCTGTCAAGATTTTCGAGCTGCCCTTCGCCAAATGCCAGATATGCTCCTGGGAAAAAGACAATTTTG ATAATTTGAGTGACATTCTCGCAAATGAGCTGAACCAAGATCCTAAAATTGATGGGGAGAAATGCAACGAGGAGAACGGGAGCGAGGAAGGGGGGTCGGAGGAAAAGAAAGAGGACCACAAATTCCAAGACCACCGCATTTCAACCACATCCACTTCCTCCAGGGACTCAATGTTCTCCAGCTACTCCCTGTCCTCCAGCTGGTCCGTCCCGTCTACTCTGTCCGAGTCATCTGGTGTGGAAAGTGACTTCAGCGAGGACGTAGAGGAGGCTGACGACCACCAGCTGAGGCCCAGAAAGAAACCCAAGAAGAAGTCCAGTTCTCTCTTGAGCGTGGAACGCTTCTCCTTGCTATTCAAGCCCAATGGTAGTCCTTCCCTCTGCCGCCGTGTCCAGAGCATGGGTTACAGCGGCGATGTCAACAGGGACTCCCCTCCGACCAGGGCGCAGTTCAAGCGTTCCAAGTCCCTACCGAGACAGGTCCATCTTTCACTCGGACCTGCTCTGTCATCCATCGATGCTGTCCAGGATCCTTCATCTCCTCAGAAGCACATGTGCATCCGCAAGAGACCCATCCTGAGCTGTGATGAGGGGGTCGAAACGGAGGCATCCACCTTGGTCAGAGTGGTGGTATTTGGGGGTGACAGAGAGGCGGGGAGGCTGGCGCGGGCATACAGCGACCTACAGCAGAAGGAGAGCAGGTGTCCTGGCCTCACCAGGATGTGCAAGCTGCAGTTCTACTTCATCCCGGCAAAGAGGCAGAGTCTTGGAAGTCCAGCAGGGGGACCTGCACCAAGTGAGGGGCAAACAAGATGTCCCACCAAAGTCATACCCTCTGTG CAGGAGCAAGGTAGAGTTGTGTTCGAGGACAGAACGACTGATGTAGCACAGCTGCTGGGCATGATCGACCCCTGGTACGAAAGGAGTGTGCTCAGTCTACTCAGCCTGTCGTCTGACATTCTTTGTCAG ACAACCTGTAAGGAGGGCAGTGATTCTGGCGATGGTGTGGAGAGCCTCCCCCTATTGGCTGACCTTGTGCTGTATTATTGCAGAAATGCCAGCCAGCCTGCTCTTGTGCAGCTCTACCAAGCTCag CTGACCTTggctggaggagagaggagaagggagGTGTTTATTTATTCTCTGGAGCTTGGACACACAGCTGGAACCAGGGCTGTCAAGGCAATGG GTGTCGCCAGTAAAAGGTTTGGTATTGATGGGGAGAGGGAAGCGGTCCCTTTAACACTAGGTGTTGCCTACAGCAAG GTGTCAGTAAGTAGAAGGAGACAATGGAAACAGACAGAGATGGTTTGCACATCAATTAACCTTTACAAAGCCTGCAGGAAACCCGAGGAGATTG ACTCAAGAACTGAGAGTTTGCAGCTGACGATGACTGAAGTCTTGAGACGACAATGCTCCAAGTCTAAGATGGGCTACAACCAG CACATCTCTGTATCGGAGGTGAAGGTGGACGAGGTCCAGGTGAGCAGTGTGGACAACATGACCACCTTCGCCGTGTGTCTGGATCAGGATGAGAAGAAGATCATCCAAAGCGTAACCAG